From Lolium perenne isolate Kyuss_39 chromosome 5, Kyuss_2.0, whole genome shotgun sequence, a single genomic window includes:
- the LOC127302192 gene encoding uncharacterized protein isoform X1, producing MGAAQRGLLLDRWRRIQEDEEAYEGGEPSAANRRRLNQAKEEWFSHCFDFLESLPKEEHIWCGHADIMGPFLEMFHGYFDEQENSLVRTVWSRVSQELGTCTHCVCEHHQAQESLDSECGSGSIDPLQKVLRHLDEDRITKHLEQINAMIQLKEYDPSCHGAQVVCIMFEVMMYPVLLDDQSLANQFQIFIETIDESYEVSLSTNQQYPGVYALLFFKSCKARAIGLRLARSMGKLRKAVDLEPLQPLLQKYIEFLDAEALPSTSESSRPRVQLKRADVWLGFKSFLGFLEAPAFEDGILEKYSIFLNIVLNNVSDDGSDLSCAVSCLKASFEMLGCKLWLRTTLSPSVMRNTLLGQCFHTRVEKSHKEIFDLFLPFLQSLEALQDGEHEKQRRNILYFLLHQVTRSSNFSALMRKNATKIALLIVQRGYTMSPPCPASECAHMWGPSLICSLKDTSLHSSLRQPAFDLINILIVSDASALISFKLKYESTSKGDARSSVIFIDDDDELPFVDDTVEKEYGCWNDFSVLNKLTFQGCKDWTCVPLLWYLVMVQLEPSKLPIAFSKAVFWALSHISVLEPGLAMEPSVPVNDWLSSHAGEISSTFSWQVPNGADDGGGGKDCINTLKVSKFGTLLMRIFKRFAIHVIMQIEQCGLQKQWTWEPMMSESLILALVDHNDSVRQAGRAVMEHVSQARGLTSGLQFLCSSASSLSAVFVGLRYAVQLVQRQSLLADFHSLHHLFFVICKLVKEDIAQQPSVQQPTKPSEGGFLRQPFSNLPVAPSVHAVDIISWEKFSTLLSVTLWPFVSTCLRKGEELINTKQCQISCVRVLELLPLVYERVNSYCTQPFSMTTMVPDPNDITWLFHLINWGKSSLLVISRHWKQCMLSLFKILKDSHSGTIQRYIEDLSDIVSHDVIDMDDLRGRISNLNLAVFKAPTVAERRVAVSLQTPTNSTASIPSLIGHTDFKRHTGRDNLEIMKPSHGSDVEHIIVLSDSEDNLPTGDVIGEEVLSSVKENDRFTASELLKNPSEQRMPFEDRHVSSKHQIHSDISASSRPVLMENRSTLAASKGLGGTKTPNVAVNTNNASFLPNKKSSVSATSQPPRPNPSSSTCKFKSIFRDISDDEDDPLEHALDNYRRPQIRVTKSTIVLPKRQVVQLQLPAERRQAYGRPDTNIRRFNPPKLDSWFKNILEMDYFAVVGLSSSEIKKPALKEIPVCFDSQAQYVEIFQPLVIEEFKAQLQNAYVETPAEDMTCGSISILSVERVDEFLVVRGRAENTASVKSKGCTENDLILLTKDPLKSTGQQVHVLGKVDRREFDKNKALIIVIKFFLSNDNPRLNKVRRLLVERSKWFLNRVMSMTPQIREFSALSSLSDIPVLAVILNPVSRAATNHECGKVYLDKLTLPMRKVLKSSYNESQLQAVSIAIGSTGSKTKCDLSLIQGPPGTGKTKTIVAIVSALLSVHADNSYNLPRNESLASAEFTKPRTKISQTAAIARAWQDAALAKQQINDSQRENPRTERLSKGSLSRGRALVCAQSNAAVDELLSRLSDGLYDAEGKLYRPYIVRVGNAKTVHSNSIPYFIDTLVEQRLSDELMAKNEANISSDAESSGSLRARLEKVVDKIRYYESRRKLVEGDETENCSSVPDEDEADEVSDEAIGAKLNILYTQKRAVSAELATAHAREKKIADENKSLKHKVRKSILGEAEIVVTTLSGCGGDIYGVCSETASAKKYGNFSEQALFDVVVIDEAAQALEPATLIPLQLLKSKGTKCIMVGDPKQLPATVMSGLASKFLYECSMFERLQRAGYPVIMLTKQYRMHPDISRFPSLHFYENKLLDGAQKAEKSAPFHNHSCLGPYMFFDITDGRERGGTNAAAQSLCNQFEADAALEILSYLKNRYPAEFSCRKIGIITPYRSQLSLLRSRFTSFFGPEIVAEMEINTVDGFQGREVDILLLSTVRASNSSGDRHHTGEARSIGFVADVRRMNVALTRARFSLWIVGNARTLQTNSHWASLIQNAKERNMFISVQRPYGLIFEKVHGTTHSYHNSHLQQQKENEKAGTANSQAFHAQLRKEHVGHADRTTEKEGKHLREDHSKRASRWDRKNPKFQDSTMRKPSQDNEPAMQSEDMKATKGSLKQDSGQDSVMRKQGVEKKSLAKRLAAEDPHDGSDVRWQRESHKHVKETVGMETDKALFKQGAPENSKVRVHNKDKKIINQSSDMGTIKGSSKHDSNFKSVAKKDGDSPSAHQDMQKLIQKAKGTMKFSEKPRLCNSNQENSLVKHDALLELANKNSGTCPPTIPGMKKMTSKVKGTRKFTEQPRSGNSNQVDPSVTSYFDEAGSHIRDLTKSQAPNLTVTSQNHQIAARKRQREDVESLLSSALISSNKPSSKCPKKKQK from the exons ATGGGGGCGGCGCAGCGGGGCCTGCTGCTCGACCGGTGGCGCCGGattcaggaggacgaggaggcgtACGAGGGCGGCGAGCCGTCCGCGGCCAACCGCCGCCGCCTCAACCAGGCCAAGGAGGAGTG GTTTTCACATTGTTTCGATTTTCTGGAAAGTCTGCCAAAAGAAGAGCACATCTGGTGTGGACATGCTGATATCATGGGACCATTTTTAGAAATGTTCCATGGTTACTTTGATGAACAGGAAAACTCACTTGTTAGAACAGTATGGTCACGGGTTTCTCAAGAACTGGGCACGTGCACACACTGTGTATGTGAGCACCACCAGGCACAGGAATCTCTTGATTCTGAATGTGGGTCTGGTAGTATCGACCCCCTTCAGAAAGTTTTACGGCATCTTGATGAAGACAGGATTACAAAGCATCTTGAACAGATCAATGCAATGATTCAGCTTAAGGAATATGACCCTTCCTGTCATGGTGCACAAGTTGTTTGCATAATGTTTGAA GTTATGATGTATCCTGTTCTTTTAGATGACCAATCATTGGCTAATCAGTTCCAGATATTCATTGAAACAATTGATGAATCATATGAAGTGAGCCTTTCAACTAATCAGCAATATCCT GGTGTTTATGCATTACTTTTCTTCAAAAGTTGTAAAGCTCGAGCAATTGGGCTTCGCTTAGCCCGATCCATGGGAAAACTAAG GAAAGCGGTTGACTTGGAACCATTGCAACCCTTGCTGCAAAAATATATCGAGTTCTTGGATGCTGAAGCTCTTCCATCTACTTCAGAATCTTCAAGACCTAGGGTGCAGCTCAAAAGGGCAGATGTATGGCTTGGATTTAAATCATT CCTTGGGTTTCTTGAGGCGCCGGCTTTTGAAGATGGAATCTTGGAGAAATACTCTATCTTCCTGAATATTGTGCTTAACAATGTCAGTGATGACGGATCTGATCTATCATGTGCTGTTAGTTGTCTCAAAGCATCTTTTGAAATGCTTG GCTGCAAACTTTGGTTGAGAACAACACTATCACCTAGTGTTATGCGGAACACATTATTGGGTCAGTGTTTTCACACTCGAGTTGAGAAAAGTCACAAAGAAATATTCGATCTCTTCCTCCCATTTCTTCAG TCCCTTGAAGCGCTACAAGATGGTGAACATGAAAAGCAACGGAGGAACATACTGTATTTTCTTCTTCATCAAGTAACTCGGAGTAGTAACTTCAGTGCTCTGATGAGAAAAAATGCTACGAAG ATTGCTCTTCTTATTGTGCAAAGAGGCTACACAATGAGCCCTCCTTGCCCAGCCTCGGAATGCGCCCATATGTG gggacCATCTTTGATATGTTCATTGAAGGATACATCCTTGCATAGTTCTCTGCGGCAACCTGCATTTGATCTCATCAATATTCTCATAGTTTCTGACGCTTCTGCCTTGATTTCCTTCAAACTGAAGTATGAGTCCACCTCAAAAGGTGATGCAAGAAGCTCTGTCATATTCATCGACGATGATGATGAATTGCCTTTTGTTGATGATACTGTGGAAAAGGAGTATGGTTGTTGGAATGATTTCAGTGTCCTGAACAAGTTGACGTTCCAGGGATGCAAGGATTGGACATGTGTCCCTTTATTATGGTATCTTGTGATGGTTCAGTTGGAACCCTCTAAACTGCCTATAGCTTTTTCGAAAGCAGTGTTTTGGGCTCTATCTCATATTTCTGTTTTAGAGCCCGGGTTAGCTATGGAGCCCTCAGTGCCTGTGAATGATTGGTTATCATCCCATGCTGGAGAAATCTCTTCAACGTTTTCATGGCAAGTTCCAAATGGTgctgatgatggtggtggtgggaaGGATTGCATCAATACTCTCAAGGTGTCAAAATTTGGTACCCTGCTAATGAGAATATTTAAAAG ATTTGCAATTCATGTCATCATGCAAATTGAGCAATGTGGTCTTCAAAAGCAATGGACATGGGAACCAATGATGTCAGAAAGCTTGATTTTGGCACTAGTAGATCACAATGAT AGTGTACGGCAAGCTGGGAGGGCTGTCATGGAACATGTATCCCAAGCTCGGGGTTTGACTTCTGGACTTCAATTTCTGTGCTCGAGTGCATCTTCACTGTCTGCTGTTTTCGTGGGTTTAAGATATGCAGTGCAACTG GTTCAAAGGCAGTCACTTTTGGCAGATTTTCATAGTCTACATCACTTGTTTTTTGTCATATGTAAATTAGTAAAGGAGGATATTGCTCAACAGCCTTCAGTTCAACAGCCAACAAAACCTTCTGAAGGTGGTTTCTTGCGTCAACCATTTTCAAATTTACCAGTAGCCCCATCAGTACATGCTGTAGACATTATTTCCTGGGAGAAATTCAGCACTTTGCTTTCTGTAACTCTCTGGCCTTTTGTTTCCACTTGCCTGAGAAAGGGAGAGGAGCTAATAAATACCAAACAATGTCAG ATATCCTGCGTTCGAGTGCTTGAGTTGCTTCCCCTAGTCTATGAGAGAGTCAATTCATATTGCACTCAACCATTCAGTATGACGACAATGGTTCCCGACCCTAATGACATCACATGGCTTTTTCACTTGATTAACTGGGGGAAATCATCTCTGCTTGTGATCAGCAGACACTGGAAACAGTGCATGCTATCTTTGTTTAAAATACTGAAGGATTCACATAGTGGCACCATTCAACGCTACATTGAAGATCTTAGTGATATCGTTTCACATG ATGTAATTGATATGGATGATCTTAGAGGGAGAATTTCAAATCTTAATCTTGCGGTATTCAAGGCTCCCACAGTAGCTGAAAGGAGGGTTGCCGTCAGTCTACAAACCCCCACAAATTCTACTGCTAGTATCCCTTCTCTGATTGGTCACACAGATTTCAAGAGACATACTGGCCGTGACAATCTTGAGATCATGAAGCCCTCTCATGGGTCAGACGTTGAACACATAATTGTCCTTTCAGACAGCGAAGACAATTTGCCTACAGGTGATGTGATTGGTGAGGAGGTTTTATCGTCAGTAAAGGAGAATGACAGATTCACGGCTTCAGAACTGTTGAAAAATCCTTCTGAACAAAGAATGCCATTTGAAGATAGACATGTGTCTTCAAAACATCAGATACATAGTGATATTAGTGCCTCCTCTAGACCTGTATTGATGGAAAACAGAAGCACACTTGCTGCCTCAAAAGGATTAGGTGGAACGAAGACGCCAAATGTTGCAGTcaatacaaataatgcttccttttTACCAAATAAGAAATCATCTGTTAGTGCCACTTCTCAACCACCGCGTCCGAATCCGTCATCGAGTACATGCAAGTTTAAGTCAATTTTCAGAGATATATCTGATGATGAAGATGACCCCTTGGAGCATGCGCTTGATAATTACAGAAGGCCACAAATTCGTGTAACAAAGTCTACCATAGTACTTCCTAAAAGGCAAGTAGTTCAACTTCAGTTACCTGCGGAAAGGAGACAGGCGTATGGCAGACCGGATACTAATATTCGACGATTTAACCCTCCTAAATTGGACAGCTGGTTTAAGAATATCTTGGAAATGGATTACTTTGCTGTTGTTGGGCTATCATCTTCTGAGATAAAGAAACCTGCTTTAAAAGAAATACCTGTATGCTTTGATTCACAAGCTCAGTATGTTGAGATTTTCCAGCCACTTGTTATAGAGGAGTTCAAAGCTCAGTTGCAGAATGCTTATGTAGAAACCCCTGCTGAAGATATGACATGCGGTTCTATATCTATACTCTCAGTTGAGAGAGTTGATGAATTTCTTGTTGTTCGTGGCCGCGCTGAGAACACAGCATCTGTCAAATCTAAAGGGTGTACAGAGAATGATTTGATACTGCTTACCAAGGATCCATTGAAAAGCACGGGACAGCAGGTGCATGTGCTTGGAAAG GTGGATCGGCGTGAGTTTGATAAAAACAAGGCATTAATTATTGTAATAAAGTTCTTTCTCTCTAATGATAATCCACGTCTAAATAAAGTGAGACGCCTTCTTGTTGAAAGAAGTAAATGGTTCTTGAATCGGGTTATGAGCATGACTCCTCAAATCCGAGAGTTCAGCGCTCTCTCATCATTAAGTGATATCCCAGTGCTTGCAGTAATTTTGAATCCTGTTTCACGTGCTGCAACCAATCATGAATGTGGAAAAGTGTATCTCGACAAACTTACACTCCCCATGCGGAAAGTATTGAAGTCATCATACAATGAAAGCCAGCTCCAAGCTGTAAGTATTGCCATTGGATCAACAGGCTCTAAAACAAAATGTGATCTGTCTCTTATTCAGGGCCCTCCAG GTACGGGTAAAACCAAAACCATTGTTGCGATAGTGAGTGCATTGCTTTCTGTACATGCCGACAACTCTTACAACTTACCAAGAAATGAATCCCTAGCTAGTGCTGAGTTTACCAAGCCAAGAACAAAGATTAGTCAAACTGCTGCAATAGCTAGAGCTTGGCAGGATGCTGCCCTTGCTAAACAACAGATAAATGATTCACAGAGAGAAAACCCTAGGACAGAACGGCTATCAAAAGGAAGCCTTTCAAGAGGAAGAGCTCTAGTATGTGCGCAGTCAAATGCGGCAGTTGATGAACTTTTGTCAAGACTTAGTGATGGATTGTATGATGCTGAAGGAAAGCTGTATAGACCATATATAGTGAGGGTCGGTAATGCAAAGACAGTTCATTCTAATTCAATCCCTTACTTTATTGACACACTTGTTGAACAAAGGTTGTCAGATGAGTTAATGGCCAAGAATGAAGCCAACATTTCATCTGATGCCGAATCGTCTGGCTCACTTAGGGCTAGATTGGAGAAGGTTGTAGACAAAATTAGATATTATGAGTCAAGGCGAAAACTAGTTGAGGGTGATGAAACAGAAAACTGCTCTTCTGTGCCTGATGAAGATGAGGCGGATGAAGTTTCTGATGAAGCAATTGGTGCAAAGCTCAATATCTTATATACACAGAAAAGGGCAGTTTCGGCAGAACTTGCCACTGCACATGCACGTGAAAAAAAAATAGCTGATGAAAACAAGTCTCTTAAGCACAAGGTAAGGAAGTCAATTCTCGGAGAAGCAGAAATTGTTGTGACAACACTCAGTGGGTGCGGAGGTGATATTTATGGAGTTTGCTCGGAAACTGCTTCAGCTAAAAAATATGGGAATTTCTCTGAGCAAGCTTTGTTTGATGTTGTTGTTATTGATGAAGCTGCACAG GCTCTTGAGCCTGCAACTTTGATTCCACTTCAGTTACTCAAGTCGAAAGGAACCAAGTGCATAATG GTTGGTGACCCAAAGCAGCTACCTGCTACTGTGATGTCTGGATTGGCTAGTAAGTTTCTTTATGAGTGCAGCATGTTTGAACGCCTTCAAAGAGCTGGTTACCCAGTTATTATGCTCACTAAACAG TACCGGATGCACCCTGACATTAGCAGATTCCCATCCTTGCATTTCTATGAAAATAAATTGCTCGATGGTGCTCAAAAGGCTGAAAAATCTGCTCCGTTCCATAATCACAGTTGTCTTGGTCCATACATGTTCTTTGATATTACTGATGGTCGTGAGCGTGGTGGAACAAACGCTGCTGCACAATCACTCTGTAATCAGTTTGAAGCTGATGCAGCTCTTGAAATACTGTCATATTTAAAGAACAG GTATCCAGCAGAATTCTCCTGTAGaaagatagggatcataactcCATACAGGAGTCAACTCTCCTTGCTGCGTTCGAGGTTCACTTCTTTCTTTGGGCCTGAGATTGTTGCTGAGATGGAAATCAATACCGTGGATGGATTTCAAGGTCGGGAAGTTGACATTTTGCTGTTGTCAACTGTTAGAGCGTCCAACTCCTCAGGTGATAGACATCACACTGGTGAAGCTCGTAGCATTGGGTTTGTTGCAGATGTTAGGCGTATGAATGTTGCGCTAACACGTGCCAGGTTCTCTCTATGGATAGTTGGAAATGCAAGAACATTGCAGACCAATTCACATTGGGCTTCCTTAATACAGAATGCTAAAGAACGGAATATGTTCATCTCAGTTCAGAGGCCCTATGGTCTGATCTTTGAAAAAGTCCATGGTACCACTCATAGCTACCATAATAGTCACCTTCAGCAACAGAAGGAAAATGAAAAGGCTGGTACGGCAAACTCACAGGCATTCCATGCACAACTCCGTAAAGAACATGTGGGACATGCTGACAGGACTACAGAAAAGGAAGGTAAACATTTACGCGAGGATCATTCAAAACGAGCATCACGCTGGGATCGAAAGAATCCTAAATTTCAAGATTCCACCATGCGAAAACCCAGCCAAGATAATGAACCGGCAATGCAGAGTGAAGATATGAAAGCTACAAAGGGTTCATTGAAACAAGATAGTGGTCAGGACTCAGTGATGAGAAAGCAAGGAGTAGAAAAGAAGTCGCTTGCTAAAAGGTTGGCAGCAGAGGATCCTCATGATGGTTCTGATGTCAGATGGCAAAGGGAATCACATAAGCATGTTAAGGAGACTGTTGGTATGGAAACTGATAAGGCCTTATTTAAGCAAGGTGCACCCGAGAATTCCAAGGTGAGAGTACATAATAAAGACAAAAAGATCATCAACCAAAGCAGTGATATGGGAACCATCAAGGGTTCATCAAAACATGATTCCAACTTTAAATCAGTGGCCAAGAAGGATGGTGATTCTCCATCAGCACACCAGGATATGCAGAAGTTGATACAAAAGGCTAAAGGAACAATGAAGTTTTCTGAAAAACCAAGACTCTGTAATTCAAATCAAGAGAATTCCTTGGTTAAACATGATGCACTTTTGGAATTAGCGAATAAGAACAGTGGTACCTGTCCACCAACAATCCCTGGTATGAAGAAAATGACTAGTAaggtcaaagggacaaggaagtttACGGAGCAACCAAGATCTGGGAACTCTAATCAAGTTGACCCCTCAGTTACATCATATTTTGATGAAGCAGGTAGCCATATACGGGATCTCACGAAAAGCCAAGCTCCGAACCTAACTGTAACTAGTCAAAATCATCAAATTGCTGCAAGGAAGCGTCAAAGGGAGGACGTTGAATCCTTACTTTCTTCAGCTCTTATATCATCAAATAAGCCTTCCTCAAAGTGTCCTAAGAAGAAACAAAAATGA